A region of Moorena producens PAL-8-15-08-1 DNA encodes the following proteins:
- a CDS encoding tetratricopeptide repeat protein, with protein sequence MDEERLQAYLNLVNQLLTCASGEEVQILESNRELVDAELLQVMAVVAEKIAADGNQNAADFLASLRSQLLEIFLKSPTLINASSQDHLDFLMEVLRGTADSNGDSKVVYPLLEANLDKLDDNFIDILKTWASAKLSELEPETAEFIAIVICNFSNFISDFLLDNKANNMEIAIAGYETTLTVINRDSNPEIWARTQNNLGYAYSDRINGDKADNLEISIEAYQLALSVYTKSDFPEDWARTQNNLGYAYSNRIHGDKADNIELAIEAYQLALSVITKQNLSQYWASTQAILGLAYSNRIRGDQADNLELAIEAYQLALSVITKQDFPQYWASTQAILGLAYSNRIREDKADNIELAIEAYQLALSVITKQDFPEKWANTHYNLGYAYGNRINGDKADNLELAIEAYQLALEVITKQDFSEKWANAHYNLGNGYSKRILGNSAENLEKAIASYQNASEFYTRDDFPEDWADVQRNIGKLLVQRGSWYDGLSRLEQSLPIYRHTENLEALADSVYHIARTHHLIMNLDKARMNYRDALRIYNHLNNQPGIAICKTGLGMLMISIGFIDDAREELTQAYEICHTIKDNQGIDNIQQLLQVINKIKTKP encoded by the coding sequence ATGGACGAAGAAAGACTACAAGCATACCTCAACTTGGTCAATCAACTGCTAACTTGTGCCAGCGGTGAAGAAGTTCAAATTCTTGAGAGTAACCGCGAGTTAGTGGATGCAGAATTATTGCAGGTAATGGCAGTAGTAGCAGAAAAAATAGCAGCCGATGGTAACCAAAATGCTGCTGACTTTTTAGCTAGTCTCAGAAGTCAGCTTTTAGAGATATTTTTAAAATCCCCTACTTTAATTAATGCTTCATCCCAAGACCATCTGGACTTCTTGATGGAGGTATTGCGAGGAACTGCCGACAGCAATGGCGACTCCAAAGTTGTCTACCCACTTCTGGAAGCCAATCTAGACAAGCTCGATGATAACTTTATCGATATCTTAAAAACATGGGCAAGTGCTAAATTATCAGAGTTGGAACCAGAAACAGCAGAATTTATTGCTATAGTTATTTGCAATTTTAGCAACTTTATCAGCGATTTTTTACTGGATAACAAAGCCAATAACATGGAAATAGCTATTGCTGGTTACGAAACGACGCTAACAGTTATTAACCGTGATAGTAACCCGGAAATTTGGGCAAGGACTCAAAATAACCTGGGCTATGCCTACAGTGACAGAATCAATGGAGATAAAGCTGATAATCTCGAAATTTCCATAGAAGCATACCAACTAGCTTTGTCCGTTTATACTAAATCAGACTTTCCCGAAGATTGGGCAAGGACTCAAAATAACCTGGGCTATGCTTACAGTAATAGAATCCATGGAGATAAAGCTGATAATATTGAACTTGCGATCGAAGCATACCAACTAGCTTTGTCCGTTATAACCAAACAAAATTTATCCCAATATTGGGCAAGCACTCAAGCTATCCTGGGTCTTGCCTACAGTAACAGAATCCGTGGAGATCAGGCTGATAATCTCGAACTTGCGATCGAAGCCTACCAACTAGCTTTGTCCGTTATCACCAAACAAGATTTCCCCCAATATTGGGCAAGCACTCAAGCTATCCTGGGTCTTGCCTACAGTAACAGAATCCGTGAAGATAAAGCTGATAATATTGAACTTGCGATCGAAGCATACCAACTAGCTTTGTCAGTTATCACCAAACAAGACTTCCCCGAAAAGTGGGCAAACACTCACTATAACCTGGGCTATGCCTACGGTAACAGAATCAATGGAGACAAAGCTGATAATTTAGAACTCGCCATAGAAGCATACCAACTAGCATTGGAAGTTATCACCAAACAAGACTTCTCCGAAAAGTGGGCAAACGCTCACTATAACCTGGGCAATGGCTACAGTAAGCGAATACTAGGAAATAGTGCAGAGAATCTGGAAAAAGCGATCGCATCCTATCAAAATGCTTCAGAGTTCTACACCCGTGACGACTTTCCCGAAGATTGGGCAGACGTCCAACGTAATATTGGTAAACTGCTGGTTCAGCGAGGAAGCTGGTATGATGGATTATCCCGCTTAGAGCAAAGTCTCCCGATCTATCGTCACACCGAAAACCTAGAAGCCCTTGCAGATTCAGTATACCACATTGCCCGCACCCATCATTTAATCATGAACCTAGACAAAGCCCGGATGAATTACCGGGACGCTCTCCGCATCTACAATCATCTTAATAATCAACCAGGAATCGCTATCTGCAAAACGGGATTAGGCATGCTGATGATTTCCATTGGATTTATCGACGATGCCCGAGAAGAATTAACCCAAGCTTATGAAATTTGTCATACAATTAAGGATAACCAAGGAATTGATAATATTCAACAACTGCTCCAAGTTATTAATAAAATAAAAACCAAGCCATAG
- a CDS encoding SdrD B-like domain-containing protein, producing MPLAFCLLPFASCLLPFAYSLFPIHIHFINRKVTMIVINDNENSNSQPVIPEPNPNDPTGSIGNYVWLDSNRDGLQNEPPENGVNGVTVNLFDINGNLIQTTTTNDDNNENPGFYLFENIPDDLSSRYTLEFVAPEGFTFTTQDNDPRQFIDTDSPIDSDVDPNTGRVTIGPITRFLPEGIDQLVWDAGLVPVKPGSTGTPGDDKLIGTRGNDHISGGDGNDTIVGRGGNDTLSGDKGQDVIKGGAGKDVLDGGTGRDIITGGGGDDTINGGGGKDRLVGGRGNDHITGGGGDDRINGGRGSDTLVGGAGHDDFLFTKGSSFRHGDVDVIEDFEVGADLIKLRGFGAIDPQKWFHRAVASGILSDSDQGVVLSPKTGGTLVIEDVELDQLSGDNFHLL from the coding sequence TTGCCTCTTGCCTTTTGCCTCTTGCCTTTTGCCTCTTGCCTTTTGCCTTTTGCCTATTCCCTATTCCCTATACACATACATTTCATTAATAGGAAAGTAACCATGATAGTAATCAACGATAACGAGAATTCCAATTCACAACCAGTAATACCAGAACCAAACCCGAATGACCCTACTGGTTCTATTGGCAATTACGTTTGGTTAGACAGCAACAGAGATGGTCTCCAAAATGAGCCTCCTGAAAATGGTGTGAATGGCGTTACTGTTAATCTCTTCGACATCAACGGTAACCTAATCCAAACCACTACTACCAATGACGATAATAATGAGAATCCTGGGTTCTATCTATTTGAGAATATCCCGGATGACCTTTCTAGTCGTTATACTCTGGAATTCGTTGCGCCGGAAGGGTTTACCTTTACTACCCAAGATAATGACCCACGACAGTTTATTGATACTGATAGTCCTATAGATAGTGATGTTGATCCCAATACCGGTCGTGTCACTATCGGTCCGATCACCCGATTTTTACCGGAAGGAATTGACCAATTGGTATGGGATGCTGGTCTGGTGCCAGTTAAACCAGGGTCAACTGGTACCCCAGGGGATGACAAACTGATTGGTACTCGTGGTAATGACCACATTAGTGGTGGAGACGGTAACGATACTATTGTCGGTCGTGGTGGTAATGATACCCTTTCGGGGGATAAAGGCCAGGATGTAATTAAAGGGGGTGCTGGTAAGGATGTGCTGGATGGTGGCACTGGTCGTGACATTATTACCGGTGGTGGTGGTGATGACACGATTAACGGTGGTGGTGGTAAGGATCGGTTAGTGGGTGGTCGTGGTAATGATCACATCACCGGTGGTGGTGGTGATGACAGGATTAATGGTGGTCGTGGTAGTGATACGTTAGTTGGTGGTGCTGGTCATGATGACTTTTTGTTTACTAAGGGCAGTAGCTTCCGCCATGGTGATGTGGATGTAATCGAAGACTTTGAAGTTGGTGCAGATCTGATTAAATTGAGGGGCTTTGGTGCCATTGATCCTCAAAAGTGGTTTCATAGAGCAGTAGCCTCTGGTATCCTATCTGACAGTGACCAGGGTGTTGTGCTTTCTCCTAAAACTGGTGGAACCCTTGTGATTGAGGATGTGGAGCTAGATCAACTCAGTGGTGACAATTTCCACTTGCTATAG
- a CDS encoding DNA-binding protein: protein MVVGTTQAASLLGISSQRLRMLLSKDRIKGAKKVGRFWQIPLYDGVPVVTEGRRGPKGTWNQEKHLETTYIHVNEEALKSNHKNQTSLPVFTVKRGERTHYCHEVEIAGACRLVYRPNQAESISDSVWLQVEPNVPVTTKVFTGSEDLDETLEECQDSLDATVHEVS, encoded by the coding sequence ATGGTTGTCGGTACAACACAAGCTGCATCTCTGCTGGGTATATCATCTCAGCGACTGCGGATGCTATTAAGTAAAGATCGCATCAAAGGAGCCAAAAAAGTTGGTCGGTTTTGGCAGATTCCATTATATGATGGTGTCCCAGTGGTCACCGAAGGTCGTAGGGGACCAAAAGGTACATGGAATCAGGAGAAACATCTGGAAACTACCTATATCCACGTTAATGAGGAAGCCTTAAAGAGTAATCACAAGAACCAGACATCGTTGCCAGTGTTTACTGTTAAACGGGGTGAGCGCACTCATTACTGTCATGAGGTAGAAATAGCAGGAGCCTGCCGACTGGTTTATAGACCCAATCAAGCTGAGTCTATTAGTGATTCGGTGTGGCTCCAAGTTGAGCCTAACGTTCCAGTGACTACTAAAGTGTTTACTGGTAGTGAGGACCTCGACGAGACATTAGAAGAGTGTCAAGATAGCCTTGACGCAACAGTTCACGAAGTTAGTTAA